A region of Paenimyroides aestuarii DNA encodes the following proteins:
- a CDS encoding TetR/AcrR family transcriptional regulator has protein sequence MKETVLKKSLELFTKNGFKSVTMDDIAKELGISKKTIYQHFSSKNDLVKATVDYVFESATNRMNSIAGNCETPIHEHFAMKNCIADMFGGNVKASTIYQFNKYYPKLAERIQKKKHENYDFTILRNLRDGVAQGYYRNDIDIDFVGKIFFASSTAFFNDEMFINLQSTQSIDELNYKFLEYHIRGIATPKGLEILEQLLQKS, from the coding sequence ATGAAAGAGACTGTATTAAAAAAATCTTTAGAATTATTCACCAAAAACGGCTTTAAATCGGTCACTATGGATGATATTGCTAAGGAGTTGGGAATATCAAAAAAAACAATTTACCAACATTTTTCATCTAAAAACGATTTGGTAAAAGCAACGGTAGATTATGTGTTTGAATCGGCTACAAACAGAATGAATAGCATCGCAGGAAATTGCGAAACGCCCATTCATGAACATTTTGCCATGAAAAACTGCATAGCCGATATGTTTGGCGGAAACGTAAAAGCAAGCACCATTTATCAATTTAATAAATATTACCCAAAACTGGCAGAACGCATCCAAAAAAAGAAACATGAAAACTATGATTTCACTATTTTAAGAAACCTGCGCGACGGTGTGGCACAAGGGTATTACCGAAATGATATTGATATTGATTTTGTTGGAAAAATCTTTTTTGCGAGTTCTACCGCATTTTTTAACGATGAAATGTTTATAAACCTGCAAAGCACACAATCTATAGACGAGTTAAACTACAAGTTTTTAGAATACCACATAAGGGGAATTGCAACCCCAAAAGGATTAGAAATATTAGAACAATTATTACAAAAATCATAA
- a CDS encoding polyprenyl synthetase family protein, translating to MNNFIDYKNTVAEYINQINFSTEPKELYEPIAYIANLGGKRLRPILTLFSADIFGAAPKDAIHAAIAIEMFHNFSLIHDDIMDDAPLRRGKETVHEKWDLNTGILSGDAMLILAYQYFENYPPPIFKDLAKLFSKTALQVCEGQQLDINFETRNNVSISEYITMIEYKTAVLVGAALEMGAIVANSSDSNKRAIYNFGRDLGIAFQLQDDYLDAFGDTATFGKQIGGDILENKKTYLYLKALENGTDEQKEQLLKWFTDKEGSQEKIAAVKDLFEKTQATTDTQQLIETYTQKALLQLETLEILEHFKKELKGFALALMSRKV from the coding sequence ATGAATAATTTCATTGATTATAAAAACACTGTTGCCGAATATATCAACCAAATAAACTTTAGCACAGAACCTAAGGAGCTTTATGAGCCTATAGCCTATATTGCCAATTTGGGCGGTAAGCGCTTGCGACCAATACTTACCCTTTTCTCTGCAGATATTTTCGGAGCTGCTCCAAAAGATGCCATTCATGCGGCAATTGCGATAGAAATGTTTCACAATTTTTCGTTGATACACGATGATATTATGGACGATGCTCCGTTGCGACGAGGAAAGGAAACCGTGCATGAAAAGTGGGACTTAAACACCGGGATTTTATCAGGAGATGCCATGTTGATTTTGGCTTATCAATATTTTGAAAACTATCCGCCGCCTATTTTTAAAGACTTAGCAAAACTTTTTAGCAAAACGGCTTTACAAGTTTGTGAAGGGCAGCAATTAGATATTAATTTTGAAACCCGAAACAATGTTAGTATTTCTGAGTATATCACAATGATAGAATACAAAACAGCTGTTTTGGTGGGGGCTGCATTAGAAATGGGAGCTATTGTAGCAAATTCTTCAGATAGTAATAAAAGAGCGATTTATAATTTTGGTCGCGACTTGGGAATTGCTTTTCAGCTACAAGATGATTATTTAGATGCTTTTGGCGATACTGCCACTTTTGGCAAGCAAATCGGTGGTGACATTTTAGAAAACAAAAAAACCTATTTGTACCTGAAAGCGCTAGAAAACGGAACAGATGAACAAAAAGAACAGCTTTTAAAGTGGTTTACAGACAAAGAAGGCAGCCAAGAAAAGATAGCGGCCGTTAAGGACTTGTTTGAAAAAACACAGGCAACCACTGATACACAGCAGTTAATTGAAACATATACCCAAAAAGCTTTGTTGCAATTAGAAACCTTAGAAATTCTGGAACATTTCAAAAAAGAATTAAAAGGATTTGCCTTGGCTTTAATGAGCAGAAAAGTATAA
- a CDS encoding 2-oxoglutarate dehydrogenase E1 component, with translation MDRFSFLNAAHTTFFADLYDQYLTNPDSVEPSWRSFFQGFDFANEYNGSPVEQLSNAYQGSGESAAIAETVKKEFAVLRLIDAYRTHGHLVTKTNPLLEKTGEAPDFSIEKFGLSQADLNVTFDAAKSIHLEKSTLQQIIDHLKNTYCTTIGIEYMYIPNEEKVQWIAKYVESKVSDLNTDQQKHILEKLVEASAFENFFHTKYVGQKRFSLEGLEATIPAIDAMIDAAGTAGVEDVVIGMAHRGRLNILANIMQKPPKKIFTEFDGKDYADVADTFDGDVKYHLGYTSERETRSGKKIILNLAPNPSHLETVGAVIEGVVRAKQDKVYPNDFSKVLPIALHGDAAVAGQGIVYEIVQMSKLRAYQTAGTIHLVLNNQVGFTTSYKDARSGVYATDVAKVVSAPVVHVNADDPEAAVKAMLFALAYRMRFKEDVFVDLVGYRKYGHNEGDEPRFTQPILYKLISKHQNARNIYNAQLVENKIIDSSYVDHLEEKYKAVLEENLAEAKATDKAVVIPFMEKEWEGYHIADVHRMLQSYDTKVSREMLDDIAPALTALPSDKKFINKVSKLIKDRYNMYYETNRLDWAMGELLAYGTLISEGYDVRFSGQDVQRGTFSHRHAVVKTEDTEYEYVPLNNIKSQNGQMRIYNSHLSEYAVLGFEYGYAMANPKALTIWEAQFGDFSNGAQIMIDQYISAGEDKWGNQNGIVMLLPHGYEHQGAEHSSARLERYLQLCANHNMYVANCTTPANHFHMLRRQMVTDFRKPLVVMSPKSLLRHPDATSTIEELTNGSFQTIIDDPKVEEKSLVKTLVFVSGKFYYDLQTEKENLGRKDVAFVRLEQLFPLDNDKLKEIIASYPNVEDYVWAQEEPKNMGAYGYMLMNFDLVKFRLAAPAASAAPAAGSSVRSKARYARAIAKVFDKNL, from the coding sequence ATGGATAGGTTTTCCTTTTTAAACGCTGCACATACCACATTCTTTGCAGATTTATACGATCAGTACCTAACAAACCCTGATAGTGTAGAGCCAAGTTGGAGAAGTTTTTTTCAAGGCTTCGATTTTGCAAATGAATACAATGGCAGCCCGGTAGAACAATTATCAAATGCATACCAAGGTTCTGGCGAATCTGCAGCAATTGCTGAAACGGTTAAAAAAGAATTTGCAGTTCTAAGATTAATAGACGCATACCGCACCCATGGGCATTTAGTAACCAAAACAAATCCTTTACTAGAGAAAACAGGCGAAGCTCCTGATTTCTCCATCGAAAAATTTGGTCTTTCACAAGCCGATTTAAACGTAACTTTTGATGCTGCAAAAAGCATTCACTTAGAAAAAAGTACGTTGCAGCAAATCATAGATCACTTGAAAAATACATATTGCACCACAATTGGTATTGAATATATGTATATTCCAAATGAAGAAAAAGTGCAATGGATTGCAAAATATGTAGAATCTAAAGTTTCCGATTTAAATACCGATCAACAAAAACATATTTTAGAAAAATTAGTAGAGGCATCCGCATTCGAAAATTTCTTCCACACCAAATATGTGGGGCAAAAACGCTTTTCATTAGAAGGGTTAGAAGCTACTATTCCTGCAATAGACGCAATGATTGATGCAGCCGGAACTGCCGGAGTAGAAGATGTGGTGATAGGAATGGCACACCGTGGCCGTTTGAATATTTTGGCAAATATTATGCAAAAGCCGCCCAAGAAAATTTTTACCGAATTTGATGGAAAGGATTATGCCGATGTAGCCGATACATTTGATGGCGATGTAAAATACCATTTAGGATACACCTCCGAACGCGAAACCCGTTCGGGTAAAAAAATTATATTGAATTTAGCACCCAATCCATCGCATTTAGAAACCGTTGGAGCTGTGATAGAAGGTGTGGTTCGTGCCAAACAAGACAAAGTATATCCAAACGATTTTTCAAAAGTATTGCCAATAGCTTTGCATGGTGATGCAGCTGTTGCCGGTCAGGGCATTGTGTACGAAATTGTGCAAATGAGTAAATTGCGTGCTTACCAAACCGCAGGAACCATTCATTTGGTGTTGAACAATCAAGTAGGTTTTACAACCAGCTATAAAGATGCACGCTCGGGCGTTTATGCAACCGATGTAGCAAAAGTAGTGTCTGCACCCGTTGTACATGTAAATGCCGATGATCCCGAAGCAGCAGTAAAAGCAATGTTGTTTGCTTTGGCATACAGAATGCGGTTTAAAGAAGATGTTTTTGTAGATTTAGTTGGATACAGAAAATACGGTCATAATGAAGGAGATGAACCTCGTTTCACACAGCCTATTCTCTACAAATTAATCTCTAAACACCAAAATGCACGCAATATCTACAATGCGCAACTTGTTGAAAATAAAATCATTGATAGTTCGTATGTAGATCATTTAGAAGAAAAGTACAAAGCCGTTTTAGAAGAAAATTTGGCCGAAGCTAAAGCAACCGATAAAGCAGTAGTTATACCTTTCATGGAAAAAGAGTGGGAAGGATATCATATTGCAGATGTTCATCGCATGTTGCAAAGTTATGACACAAAGGTTTCTCGTGAAATGTTAGACGATATTGCACCAGCATTAACCGCCTTGCCATCAGACAAGAAATTTATCAATAAAGTATCCAAACTAATAAAAGACCGCTACAACATGTACTATGAAACCAATCGTTTAGATTGGGCTATGGGCGAATTATTGGCTTATGGTACATTAATTTCAGAAGGATATGACGTGCGTTTTTCGGGGCAAGATGTGCAGCGTGGTACGTTTTCGCACCGCCATGCAGTTGTGAAAACCGAAGATACAGAATATGAATATGTACCATTAAACAATATTAAATCACAAAACGGTCAAATGCGCATCTATAACTCGCATTTATCAGAATACGCCGTTTTAGGTTTTGAGTATGGATACGCAATGGCAAATCCAAAAGCTTTAACCATTTGGGAAGCGCAATTTGGAGATTTCTCTAATGGAGCCCAAATCATGATTGACCAATATATATCGGCAGGTGAAGACAAATGGGGCAACCAAAATGGAATTGTAATGTTGCTACCTCACGGCTATGAGCACCAAGGTGCAGAACATTCATCGGCTCGTTTAGAACGTTATTTGCAACTATGTGCAAACCATAATATGTATGTAGCAAACTGCACAACGCCAGCAAATCATTTTCACATGTTGCGCAGACAAATGGTAACCGATTTTAGAAAACCATTAGTTGTAATGTCGCCCAAATCATTGTTGAGACATCCAGATGCCACATCTACCATAGAAGAATTAACCAATGGATCGTTTCAAACCATAATAGATGATCCAAAAGTGGAAGAAAAATCATTGGTAAAAACATTGGTATTTGTTTCTGGAAAATTCTATTACGATTTGCAAACAGAGAAAGAAAATTTAGGTCGAAAAGATGTAGCATTTGTTCGTTTAGAGCAATTGTTCCCATTGGATAACGACAAATTGAAAGAAATAATTGCTTCTTACCCGAATGTAGAGGATTATGTTTGGGCACAAGAAGAGCCTAAAAACATGGGTGCTTATGGTTACATGCTGATGAATTTTGATTTGGTGAAATTCCGTTTGGCAGCACCAGCAGCATCGGCAGCACCAGCAGCAGGTTCATCTGTTCGATCTAAAGCAAGATATGCACGTGCAATTGCCAAAGTATTCGATAAAAATTTATAA
- the odhB gene encoding 2-oxoglutarate dehydrogenase complex dihydrolipoyllysine-residue succinyltransferase: MSILEMKVPSPGESITEVEIATWLVKDGDYVEKDQAIAEVDSDKATLELPAEASGIITLKAEEGDAVAVGQVVCLIDTSAEKPSGSGNTATEAPKAEEKKEEIKAAPAKAEPNAAATYATGSASPAAKKILDEKNIDATAIQGTGKDGRVTKEDALNAVPSMGTPTGGPRGTERKKMSMLRRKVAERLVEAKNTTAMLTTFNEVNLTEVNKLRTEFKDAFKAKHNVSLGYMSFFTKAVTRALALYPDVNSMIDGQDQIKFDFADISIAVSGPKGLMVPVVRNAELLSFRGVEAEIKRLATRARDGQITVDEMTGGTFTITNGGVFGSMLSTPIINPPQSGILGMHNIIERPVAVNGQVVIAPMMYIALSYDHRIIDGRESVGFLVAVKEALENPMELLMNNDPKKALEL, from the coding sequence ATGAGTATCTTAGAAATGAAAGTTCCTTCGCCAGGAGAGTCAATCACAGAAGTGGAAATTGCTACTTGGTTAGTAAAAGACGGAGACTATGTAGAGAAAGACCAAGCAATTGCTGAGGTTGATTCGGACAAAGCAACTTTAGAATTACCTGCAGAAGCAAGCGGAATCATTACGTTGAAAGCCGAAGAAGGCGACGCGGTGGCAGTTGGTCAGGTAGTTTGTTTGATCGATACAAGTGCTGAAAAACCATCGGGGAGTGGCAATACCGCTACAGAAGCTCCAAAAGCAGAAGAGAAGAAAGAAGAAATAAAAGCAGCACCCGCAAAAGCAGAACCAAATGCTGCGGCAACTTATGCAACAGGTTCGGCATCGCCAGCTGCTAAAAAAATATTAGACGAAAAAAACATCGATGCCACAGCTATCCAAGGCACTGGTAAAGACGGACGTGTAACCAAAGAAGATGCTTTGAACGCAGTACCATCGATGGGAACACCAACGGGCGGACCTCGCGGAACCGAACGTAAAAAAATGTCGATGCTTCGTAGAAAAGTAGCAGAACGTTTGGTGGAAGCTAAAAACACTACTGCAATGTTAACTACTTTCAATGAAGTGAACCTTACAGAAGTGAACAAGTTGCGTACCGAGTTTAAAGATGCTTTTAAAGCAAAACACAATGTGTCGTTAGGATATATGTCGTTTTTCACAAAAGCAGTAACCCGTGCGTTGGCATTATACCCAGATGTAAACTCAATGATTGATGGTCAAGATCAAATTAAATTCGATTTTGCCGATATTTCCATTGCAGTTTCTGGTCCAAAAGGATTGATGGTTCCGGTTGTTCGCAACGCAGAATTATTATCATTCCGTGGAGTGGAAGCAGAAATCAAGCGTTTGGCAACCAGAGCACGCGACGGACAAATTACGGTTGACGAAATGACTGGCGGAACATTTACAATTACCAACGGTGGTGTATTTGGTTCTATGTTGTCCACACCAATTATCAACCCGCCACAATCAGGTATTTTAGGAATGCACAATATCATTGAACGCCCGGTTGCAGTAAACGGACAAGTGGTAATTGCACCAATGATGTATATTGCGCTGTCTTATGACCACAGAATTATCGATGGTCGCGAGTCAGTTGGTTTCTTAGTGGCTGTTAAAGAGGCTTTAGAAAACCCAATGGAATTGTTAATGAACAATGATCCTAAAAAAGCATTAGAGTTATAA